One part of the Candidatus Alcyoniella australis genome encodes these proteins:
- a CDS encoding glycosyltransferase family 39 protein: MSSPQRAFGPARIALAGLLLIVLVGNLASIAMKSAPRGPDELDVFSGTLIYITQGYGAAGLFTAQPHDFINFPPLLPWLGWLTTSIFGPSYLSLALIPTLFQLALLLALFDVGRRFGGEWCGLLAACVLATTPAIMAYSRVLITNIPAVALEGLVLWALLRSERFQKWNYSLLAGLFTGLACLVERGTPPLLLSLPLLYWAVVSLRSARAQGGSRLKTLARMGAAAALALALSGVYLWSYFNRRLDHIANLGANDAYPQVHRILDWLPEPLFYPAAMLTHQLSLIWILPLLIALPLFVRRLDAERGLIGLAALWPMVAMAPFATKTFNYDLGKFPAVALVIAVGLCSIERTTLRRAAVGLGLGAAALSLWVLQPQLLPHPPRPAPVRAWLSELNNFDLLGHDTPVLHDAVQRRLQKRLPVGPQYAFVINAPQSEQVFALFCEIGNFGWLHYPQSDQMLRIDRARPEGAELLIDVWDLDPQQRDELRQVYKRRSCPYIIEQDLPLPDRASNCQPLYADVIDGQEVQWSLCRTP; encoded by the coding sequence GTGAGTTCGCCGCAGCGCGCGTTCGGTCCGGCGCGGATCGCCCTGGCCGGGCTGTTGCTGATCGTGCTGGTTGGCAACCTGGCGTCGATCGCGATGAAGTCCGCGCCGCGCGGTCCCGACGAGCTCGACGTGTTCTCCGGCACGTTGATCTACATCACCCAGGGCTACGGCGCTGCCGGACTGTTTACTGCCCAGCCGCACGACTTCATCAACTTTCCGCCGCTGCTGCCTTGGCTGGGCTGGCTGACAACATCGATTTTCGGCCCCAGCTACCTGAGCCTGGCGCTGATCCCTACGCTGTTCCAGCTGGCGCTGTTGCTGGCGCTGTTCGACGTCGGCCGCCGCTTTGGCGGCGAATGGTGCGGCCTGCTGGCAGCCTGCGTGCTGGCCACGACCCCGGCGATTATGGCCTACAGCCGGGTGCTGATCACAAATATTCCAGCCGTGGCCCTCGAGGGATTGGTGCTGTGGGCTCTGCTGCGCTCCGAGCGGTTTCAAAAATGGAATTACAGCTTGCTCGCCGGGCTGTTCACGGGCCTGGCCTGTCTTGTCGAGCGCGGCACGCCGCCGCTGCTGCTGAGTTTGCCGCTGCTGTACTGGGCCGTGGTCTCGCTACGCAGCGCGCGGGCCCAGGGCGGCTCGCGGCTTAAAACGCTGGCGCGCATGGGCGCGGCCGCGGCCCTGGCGTTGGCGCTGAGCGGCGTGTACCTCTGGTCGTACTTCAACCGGCGTTTGGACCACATCGCGAACCTGGGAGCCAACGACGCCTACCCCCAGGTGCACCGGATTCTCGACTGGCTGCCAGAGCCGCTGTTTTACCCCGCGGCAATGCTGACCCATCAACTGAGCCTGATCTGGATCCTGCCGCTGCTGATCGCGCTGCCGCTGTTCGTGCGGCGGCTCGACGCGGAGCGCGGGCTGATCGGCCTGGCCGCGCTGTGGCCGATGGTGGCGATGGCGCCGTTTGCCACCAAGACCTTTAACTACGATTTGGGAAAATTCCCGGCCGTGGCGCTGGTGATCGCCGTGGGGCTGTGTTCGATCGAGCGTACGACCCTGCGGCGGGCGGCCGTCGGCCTGGGTCTGGGCGCGGCCGCGCTTTCGTTGTGGGTCTTGCAGCCGCAGTTGCTGCCGCATCCGCCGCGGCCCGCGCCGGTGCGGGCCTGGCTTTCCGAGCTTAACAACTTCGACCTGCTGGGCCACGACACGCCGGTGCTGCACGACGCTGTGCAGCGCCGCCTCCAAAAACGGCTGCCCGTGGGTCCGCAGTACGCATTCGTGATCAACGCGCCGCAATCCGAGCAGGTGTTCGCGCTGTTTTGCGAGATCGGCAACTTCGGCTGGCTGCACTATCCGCAGAGCGATCAAATGCTGCGCATCGACCGCGCGCGGCCCGAGGGCGCCGAGCTACTGATCGATGTATGGGATCTGGATCCGCAGCAGCGCGACGAATTGCGGCAGGTGTACAAGCGCCGTTCGTGCCCCTACATTATTGAGCAGGATCTGCCGCTGCCCGACCGCGCGTCCAATTGTCAACCGCTGTATGCCGACGTGATCGACGGGCAAGAGGTGCAATGGAGCCTGTGCCGCACACCGTAA
- a CDS encoding glycosyltransferase family 39 protein — protein sequence MEPVPHTVKPPRPRIERTVRLALAGLILICLTANMAFIAHKSAPRGLDELDVFAEGVYFHTAGAGLLGLWTMQTDEEIGCPPLLPWAGRLCTALLGRGYMQMAFAATLFQALLLLSMYGIGRRLSGPGAGLLAAAIAATSPIIMSYSRIFTTNLPALAMIGCVLWALLYSQRFTRRRSGLLVGALIALANLAERGTPPLALSLPVVFWCMFSILKARKQPEAFRRVIVQVVIAALVATALSGRYLYFYFFRTASHIAALGAQDVFGSQSQFVVDRLPEWLFYPATLFVVQLSFVWALPFVIALPFFLRRFSAEKLLLILQTLWPMAVMTPFASKVYDFDLGAVAGAIPIAAVGLASIPWRSIRAVLGVAAGLLACLAFWAMNPSLLPQPQWPLAVRDWLGHMNNVGLLMPSDTVYQNRIAQDLARRVPPDERWLFIYNVEPSGPLDSLVCETANFSWLQFPHSEQYAILDPNVPQDGTIEVEIRPLSAEQRRLYRATYFRPPCAMVGYDPPLVPERSAPCRPIYSAEVDGREFLWKLCE from the coding sequence ATGGAGCCTGTGCCGCACACCGTAAAGCCGCCGAGGCCGCGCATCGAGCGCACGGTGCGCCTGGCCCTGGCCGGGTTGATCTTGATCTGTCTGACCGCGAACATGGCGTTCATCGCGCACAAATCCGCGCCGCGCGGACTGGACGAGCTCGACGTTTTCGCCGAGGGGGTCTACTTCCATACTGCGGGCGCGGGGCTTTTGGGGCTGTGGACGATGCAGACCGACGAGGAGATCGGCTGCCCGCCGCTGCTGCCCTGGGCCGGGCGGCTGTGCACCGCGCTGCTGGGGCGCGGCTACATGCAGATGGCGTTCGCCGCCACGCTGTTCCAGGCGCTGCTGCTGCTCTCGATGTACGGCATCGGTCGCCGCCTCAGCGGTCCGGGGGCAGGGCTGCTCGCCGCGGCAATCGCCGCCACCTCGCCGATCATTATGAGCTACAGCCGGATCTTCACTACCAACCTGCCGGCCCTGGCGATGATCGGTTGCGTGCTGTGGGCGCTGCTGTATTCCCAGCGCTTCACCCGCCGCCGCAGCGGGCTGCTGGTCGGCGCGCTGATCGCCCTGGCCAACCTCGCCGAGCGCGGCACTCCGCCGTTGGCGCTATCGCTGCCCGTGGTTTTCTGGTGCATGTTCTCGATCCTCAAGGCGCGCAAACAGCCCGAGGCGTTTAGGCGCGTGATCGTACAGGTCGTGATCGCGGCGCTGGTCGCCACGGCGCTCTCGGGCCGTTACCTCTACTTCTACTTCTTTCGTACGGCGAGCCACATCGCGGCCCTGGGAGCGCAGGACGTGTTCGGCTCGCAATCGCAGTTTGTGGTCGACCGGCTGCCCGAATGGCTGTTCTACCCGGCGACGCTGTTCGTGGTGCAGCTCAGCTTTGTCTGGGCCCTGCCGTTCGTGATCGCGCTGCCGTTCTTTTTACGGCGTTTCAGCGCGGAGAAGTTGCTGCTGATCTTGCAGACCCTCTGGCCGATGGCGGTGATGACGCCGTTTGCCTCTAAGGTCTATGACTTCGATCTGGGCGCGGTGGCCGGGGCGATTCCGATCGCGGCCGTGGGCCTGGCGTCGATCCCCTGGCGGTCGATCCGCGCCGTGCTGGGCGTGGCCGCGGGCCTGCTGGCCTGTCTGGCGTTCTGGGCGATGAATCCATCGCTGCTGCCCCAGCCGCAGTGGCCGCTGGCCGTGCGCGACTGGCTGGGGCACATGAACAACGTGGGCCTGCTGATGCCCTCGGACACGGTCTATCAAAATCGCATTGCCCAAGATCTGGCCCGGCGCGTGCCGCCAGACGAGCGTTGGCTGTTCATCTACAACGTCGAGCCCTCGGGGCCGCTGGACAGCCTAGTGTGCGAGACCGCCAACTTCAGCTGGCTGCAATTTCCGCACAGCGAGCAGTACGCGATCCTCGACCCCAACGTGCCGCAGGACGGGACGATCGAGGTCGAGATCCGTCCGCTTAGCGCGGAGCAGCGCCGACTGTACCGCGCGACCTACTTCCGCCCGCCGTGCGCGATGGTCGGCTACGACCCGCCGCTCGTGCCCGAACGCAGCGCACCGTGCCGGCCGATCTACAGCGCGGAGGTCGACGGCCGCGAGTTTCTCTGGAAACTCTGCGAGTAG